The following coding sequences lie in one Aspergillus puulaauensis MK2 DNA, chromosome 3, nearly complete sequence genomic window:
- a CDS encoding uncharacterized protein (COG:G;~EggNog:ENOG410QDHX;~InterPro:IPR011701,IPR036259;~PFAM:PF07690;~TransMembrane:12 (i61-77o106-125i132-151o157-178i190-211o231-251i319-336o342-357i364-383o389-410i422-443o455-476i);~go_function: GO:0022857 - transmembrane transporter activity [Evidence IEA];~go_process: GO:0055085 - transmembrane transport [Evidence IEA]), producing the protein MLDTKQEPDAQAHAAPDDTSPNRHVVDEQDTDDTTIFYNKNKDNVRPLTPEIRRKVVRKNFWFLLIQTWWISFLIHLDKSTLSQASTMGLFKDTDLSKDGNEYNQLFTLFYAGYLIALWPGAWISQRVGHKYFITGSLFLWALLIGVHPAVTTGKQMMAVRFLLGMTESQIIPSTAILHQAFFPPKQSPWVQLLWWAFGSVANVMLTMISYKLILDDNAGVLVGGLSSWKWLHIICAILTFGVFVPLVIFLPNSPLDAKWLSTEEKVYTIEIIRETRAGITNSTFKWSQVRESFTDLKSWLFIFHMFFNELPNNTSQQLPLIVVGFGFTAAESALFNIVKPLWGFILILISAAMLYGTRLGTGYTCAISYIPCFVGGIIELAAPWSNKVALVVGTQISTFKPSYLLGLNWAGTTTTGHTKKLTLMSSCIVAASVANMISPEFWEAKYKPRYVLPWAFMTAFWFISPAMCLIIRFYLQRENKRREHLLTQSATESDEEGEAIDLGSEILKIGERDLDKTDREDLRFIYPL; encoded by the exons ATGCTCGACACGAAGCAAGAACCCGATGCCCAAGCACACGCGGCACCAGACGATACTTCTCCCAATCGCCATGTGGTTGATGAACAAGACACCGACGACACGACGATATTCTACAACAAGAACAAAGACAATGTCAGGCCTCTGACCCCTGAGATCAGGAGAAAGGTCGTTCGCAAGAACTTCTggttcctcctcatccagacGTGGTGGATTTCCTTCCTTATTCATCTTGACAAGTCGACGCTATCTCAAGCCAGTACCATGGGCCTTTTCAAGGACACTGACTTGTCCAAGGATGGGAACGAGTACAATCAGCTGTTCACCTTGTTTTACGCCGGATATCTCATTGCGCTCTGGCCAGGTGCTTGGATCTCACAGCGGGTCGGCCACAAGTACTTTATAACAGGCTCACTGTTTCTCTGGGCTCTCTTGATTGGAGTTCATCCTGCTGTTACAACTGGAAAGCAAATGATGGCCGTGCGGTTCTTATTAGGGATG ACCGAGTCTCAGATCATACCTTCAACAGCCATTCTCCACCAGGCTTTCTTCCCACCCAAGCAGAGCCCGTGGGTGCAGCTTTTATGGTGGGCATTTGGCAGTGTGGCTAACGTCATGCTCACGATGATCTCATACAAGCTTATCCTCGACGATAATGCCGGGGTGTTGGTTGGTGGGCTTAGTTCATGGAAATGGCTTCATATAATCTGTGCCATTTTGACCTTTGGGGTTTTTGTCCCTCTTGTTATCTTCCTCCCTAACTCTCCCCTCGACGCGAAGTGGCTTTCCACCGAGGAGAAGGTCTATACAATTGAGATTATTCGGGAGACGCGTGCTGGGATCACCAACTCGACTTTCAAGTGGTCCCAGGTGCGGGAGTCGTTCACTGACCTGAAGAGTTGGCTGTTTAT ATTCCACATGTTTTTCAACGAACTCCCAAATAACACCTCTCAGCAACTCCCTCTTATCGTGGTCGGTTTCGGTTTCACGGCAGCCGAAAGTGCTCTCTTCAATATTGTGAAGCCGCTCTGGGGCTTCATTTTGATTCTTATCTCTGCCGCCATGTTGTACGGTACTAGACTCGGAACCGGCTATACTTGTGCTATCTCCTACATCCCGTGTTTTGTTGGTGGTATTATTGAG TTGGCGGCCCCTTGGTCTAACAAAGTAGCCTTGGTCGTCGGAACGCAGATATCCACGTTCAAACCATCTTACCTCCTCGGTCTCAACTGGGCtggaacaacaacaacaggacATACAAAAAAACTGACTTTGATGTCATCTTGTATCGTTGCTGCGTCCGTTGCCAACATGATCTCGCCTGA ATTCTGGGAAGCAAAATACAAACCCCGCTACGTCCTCCCCTGGGCTTTTATGACTGCGTTCTGGTTCATCTCGCCCGCAATGTGTCTGATCATCCGCTTCTACCTGCAGCGCGAGAACAAGCGGCGGGAACATCTTCTCACGCAGAGTGCAACAGAGTCCGACGAAGAGGGTGAGGCGATTGACCTGGGAAGTGAGATTCTTAAAATTGGCGAGCGTGATTTGGACAAGACGGATCGTGAGGATCTGCGGTTTATTTACCCTTTGTAA